The DNA sequence TCGAAAGGCATAAATGGCACAAAAAGCGCTTGTACTTCTCAATATGGGAGGTCCTAACAACCTAGACGAAGTCAAGCTCTTTTTGTCAAATATGTTCAACGACAAAAATATCATCACCGTTAACAGTTCACTTTTAAGGCGTTTGATTGCCTTTATGATTACCACATCGCGCACGAAAAAAGCACAAGCCAATTACGCCAAACTTGGAGGCAAATCGCCTCTGGTTGGTTATACTAAAAAGTTGGTTGAAAAACTCCAACACGCACATCCTTCTTTACATGTAAGTTTTGCAATGCGCTATACCCCACCTTTTTGTGAAGGTGTTATTCGTGAGCTTCAAGAGAAAGGGATTGAAGAAGTTATTTTATTGCCACTGTATCCACATTACTCCACCACAACAACCAAGTCTTCCGTTGAAGATTTCAAGGATGTTGCAAAAGCGTTGGGATATACGGGGAAAATAAGTGTAATTGATCGTTTTTACGAAGATCAAAACTACAACCAACTGTTGGTCAAAAAGATCAAAGAAGCATTAGGGGAGAATGATCCTTCACAGATGGAGCTTATCTTTTCAGCACACTCACTGCCTCAAAAAATCATCGCTAATGGTGATCCGTATGAGAGCGAAATCACTTTACATGTAAAGCTCATTGAAAAACTTTTAGAAGAGTCAAACCTTCATTTTAAAACGATTCACATAGCCTATCAGTCCAAGTTAGGACCGGTTAAATGGTTAGAGCCTTCTTTGGAAGACAAGCTCTCCTCATTAAACACTAAAAATGCGCTCATTGTACCGATCTC is a window from the Sulfurospirillum oryzae genome containing:
- the hemH gene encoding ferrochelatase, producing MAQKALVLLNMGGPNNLDEVKLFLSNMFNDKNIITVNSSLLRRLIAFMITTSRTKKAQANYAKLGGKSPLVGYTKKLVEKLQHAHPSLHVSFAMRYTPPFCEGVIRELQEKGIEEVILLPLYPHYSTTTTKSSVEDFKDVAKALGYTGKISVIDRFYEDQNYNQLLVKKIKEALGENDPSQMELIFSAHSLPQKIIANGDPYESEITLHVKLIEKLLEESNLHFKTIHIAYQSKLGPVKWLEPSLEDKLSSLNTKNALIVPISFTIDNSETEFELSMEYAEVAEKLGFERYLVVKCPNDDEAFVAAIGNLVESQMKA